In one Bos mutus isolate GX-2022 chromosome 19, NWIPB_WYAK_1.1, whole genome shotgun sequence genomic region, the following are encoded:
- the RPL38 gene encoding large ribosomal subunit protein eL38 encodes MPRKIEEIKDFLLTARRKDAKSVKIKKNKDNVKFKVRCSRYLYTLVITDKEKAEKLKQSLPPGLAVKELK; translated from the exons ATG CCTCGCAAAATTGAGGAAATCAAGGACTTTCTGCTCACAGCCCGCCGCAAGGACGCCAAGT CCGTCAAGATCAAGAAAAACAAGGATAATGTGAAGTTTAAAGTTCGATGCAGCAGATACCTTTACACCTTGGTCATCACAGacaaagagaaggcagagaagctGAAGCAGTCCCTGCCCCCCG GTTTGGCGGTGAAGGAGCTGAAATGA